The stretch of DNA CCGCGCCGCGCCGACCCGCGCGAGGGCGCGCGCACAGCGATCCGCATCTGGATGATGGTGCTTTTCGCGCTGGTGGTGGTGATGATCGCCGTGGGCGGGCTGACGCGCCTGACCGACAGCGGGCTGTCGATCACCGAATGGGCCCCGGTCACCGGGGCGATCCCGCCGATGAGCGACGCCGCCTGGCAGCTGGAATTCGACAAGTACCGCGAGATCCCCCAGTACCGGCTGATGAACGCGGGCATGACGCTTGAGGAATTCAAGTTCATCTACTGGTGGGAATGGGGCCACCGCCAGCTTGGCCGGTTCATCGGGCTTGTCTGGGGGCTTGGCTTCTTCTGGTTCCTGATACGCCGCCGCATCCCCGTGGGCTGGACGCCGAAGCTGCTGGCGCTTGGCGCGCTTGGCGGGCTTCAGGGCGCGATCGGCTGGTGGATGGTCGCCTCGGGGCTGACCGGCGACATGATCTCGGTCGCCTCATACAGGCTTGCCACGCATCTGGGCATCGCCTTTGTCATCCTGGGGCTGCTCGCCTGGTACATCTACGAGTTGCGCCAGCCGCAGATGGCGCTGATCCAGGCCCGCCGCCGCCGCGAGGGGGGCGCCATGGGCGCGACGCTGGTCGTGGGCATGGTGTTCGTGCAGGTGCTTCTGGGCGCGCTGGTCGCGGGCATCGACGCGGGCCGCACCTATGTCACCTGGCCGCTGATGGATGGGGGGCTCGTGCCCGACAACGCGCTCATCATGGATCCCGTGTGGCGCAACTTCTTCGAGAATGCGGGCACGGTGCAGTTCATCCACCGCATGTGGGCCTATGGGCTTCTGCTGGTGACGCTGGCGGTCTGGTGGCGGGCGCGCAAGCTGAGCGTCACCGCGCTGCGCCGCCGCTTCGACTGGCTGATGGTGGCGATGCTGGGCCAGACGGTGATCGGGGTGGTGACCGTGCTTTACGGCGCCCCTTGGGAGATTGCCATCGTCCACCAGTTCGGCGCGGTGGTGCTGTTCGCGCTGGCGCTCAGGGCGCGGTTCGGCGCGCTCTACCCGCCCGAGCAGCGCATCGCCCGCGCCTGACCCATCGATTCCCGAGGCGCTACTGCCGCCATTCGGGTTCGCGCTTGGCCAGAAAGGCGTCGATCCCCTCGCGGGTTTCGTCGAAAAGCATGTTCTCGGCCATGACGCGGCCCGCATGGGCATAGGCGTCGTCCAGTCCCATCTCGGCCTGGGCGTAGAAGGTCTCCTTGCCGATGGCCACCGCACGTCCCAGCTTGGCCGCGATCTGCGCGGCCAGCGCCCGCGTGTCCGCCTCCAGCATGTCGGGCGGGCTGACCCGGTTCACCAGCCCCAGTTCCGCCGCGCGGGGCGCGGACAGGAAATCGCCGGTGACAAGCAGTTCCAGCGCGCGCTTGCGGGGAATGTTGCGGCTGAGCGCCACCATCGGCGTAGAGCAGAACAACCCGATATTGACCCCGTTCACCCCGAAG from Halovulum dunhuangense encodes:
- the ctaA gene encoding heme A synthase, whose product is MTAKRSIFEEVSGKTQAAPAPRRADPREGARTAIRIWMMVLFALVVVMIAVGGLTRLTDSGLSITEWAPVTGAIPPMSDAAWQLEFDKYREIPQYRLMNAGMTLEEFKFIYWWEWGHRQLGRFIGLVWGLGFFWFLIRRRIPVGWTPKLLALGALGGLQGAIGWWMVASGLTGDMISVASYRLATHLGIAFVILGLLAWYIYELRQPQMALIQARRRREGGAMGATLVVGMVFVQVLLGALVAGIDAGRTYVTWPLMDGGLVPDNALIMDPVWRNFFENAGTVQFIHRMWAYGLLLVTLAVWWRARKLSVTALRRRFDWLMVAMLGQTVIGVVTVLYGAPWEIAIVHQFGAVVLFALALRARFGALYPPEQRIARA